The Oscillospiraceae bacterium genome contains the following window.
AAGGCGGATCAGGCGCAGCACGGCCGGATGATGCGGGTCGTAGAAGCGGCCCAGGTCATTGTTCTGGCGGTCGCAGGCCAGCGTGTACTGGGTCAGATCGTTGGTGCCGATGCTGAAGAAATCGACCTCCTTCGCCAGACGGTCGCTGTTGATGGCGGCGGCGGGTGTCTCAATCATGATGCCGATCTGGACCTCCTCGCTGTAGGGGATGCCCTCCTGCTTCAGCTCGCGCTTGACCTCCTCGCAGAGCTTCTTGGCTTCGCGGACCTCCCAGACGGAGGTGACCATCGGGAACATGATGCCCAGCTTGCCGAAGGCGGAGGCGCGGAAGAGGGCGCGCAGCTGGGTCTTGAAGATCTCGGGCCGGGTCAGGCAGATGCGCAGTGCGCGCATGCCCATGGCGGGGTTATCCTCCTTCGGCAGATCAAAGTAGCCGATCTGCTTGTCAGCGCCGATGTCCAGCGTGCGGATGATGACCTCCTTGCCGTCCATGTCGGACAGGACCTGCTTGTAGGCCTCAAACTGCTGATCCTCGGTCGGATAATCGCTGGTGTTCAGATAGAGGAACTCGGAGCGGAACAGACCGATGCCGCCGCCGTCATTGACCTGCACGGCGTGGACATCCTCGGGCGAGCCGATGTTGCAGTAGATGCGGATGGTCTTGCCGTCCTTCGTCACATTGGCCTGACCCTTCAGCGTTTCCAGCAGACGCTGGAGGCGCAGCTGCTCATCGCGCTTTTTCATCAGGCGGTCGCGGGTGTCGTCATCGGGGTCGATGACAAGCGCGCCGGTGCTGCCGTCCGCAATGGCGGCGCGGCCCTCATACTCGGGCTTGAGCGCATCGCCCATGCCGACGATGGCGGGGATACCCATTGTGCGGGCCAGAATGGCGGTGTGGCTCGAGCCGGAGCCGCCCGCCGTGATAAAGCCCAGAATCTTGGTCTTGTCAAGCTGGATCGTCTCGGACGGGGCCAGATCGTCAGCGCAGAGCAGCACCGGCACATCGGAAGCAATGCCGCCCTGTACGATGCCGCAGAGGATGCTCAGGATGCGCTGGCTGACGTCCTTGACATCAGCGGCGCGGGCCTGCATGTAGGCATCGTCCATCGAGGCGAACATCTCGGCAAACTGCTCGGCCGTGTCGGAAACGGCGGCCTCGGCGTTCATCTTCTGGTTGAGAATGCGGTCCTCGATGGCCTCCTCATAGTCGAGGTCCTCAGCCATCATCTGGTGCGTTTCAAACAGCATGGCGGCCTCGTCACCGGCATCCCTGCGGGCCTGCTCGGCCAGATCGCCCAGCTGCTCAACGGCGCCGGTCTGGGCACCTTTAAAGCGATGCCACTCGGCATCGGTATCCTCTACGGTATAGCGCTTGATCTCTGCCGTGGCGCGGCGGTAAAAATAGAGCGGGCCAACGCCGACACCGGCAGAAACGCCCTTGCCTTGAATCGTGATCATTGGGGGAGCCTCCCTTTTCATCAAATAAAAGGCCGCGGCCGCCGTATTGCTGTGGCGGCCGCGGCCGTAAAATCGGAATTACAGATGCTCGTTGAAGAACTTCTCCATGGCGGGGGCGGCAGTCTCCTCGTCAGCACCCTCGATCTGGACGGTGACGGTGTCGCCGCACTTGATGCCCATGCCCATCAGGGCCATCAGGCGGGTGGCGTCAACAGACTTGCCGTTCTTGTCAACGATGGTGACGGTGCTCTGGCAGCTCTTGGCCTCTTTTGCCAGCATGCCGGCAGGACGCGCATGGATGCCGACGGGTTCTTTGATGGTATAGGTGAATTCTTTCATAGCTTTTTCCTCCCATAAATGCACGGCAGATAGAGTGCAGTGCAATTCAATAAGCTGTTATTATAATAACATACTAATCCGTCTGCGTCAACGGAAAAAGGGCCGAAAACGCGCTGAAATTTTGGCCAAATTGTCTAGAATTTTCGTGCGGCGGTGTGCGTTTCGTCCATGCGGCGGCATATATGCCCTATTTCTGTAGAAATTCGCGCAGCACATCCTCCGGCCGAGGGGTGTGCAGGGGGTAGCGCGCACGCAGGGGCGCGGCGGCACTGTCCATAATGTAGGGGGTGCCGACAAGGTCCAGCATGGCTACATCGTTGTAATTGTCGCCGAACGCCATCACCTCATCGTGGGCAAAGCCCAGCACACTGCAGAGCGATTCTACACCGATGCCCTTGTTTGCGGTCGTGGTGTCGATCCAGTAGGGGCCGGCCACCGCGCAGTTGGCCTGCTGCCAGCGCGGCACAAAGCGGTCGACATAGGGCGCGACCCCCTCGTGCAGATAGACCGACACCTTGACAATCTCCTCCGGAATTTCGGACGGGTCGGCAATGACCTTGTACCGGTTGCCGATGAACCGGATGCGGTCGAGCATGCCGAGGCCCCGCTCCATCAGGTAGGCACAGTTCTGACCGGAAAGCATGACCTCTCCCTGACCGTCGCTGCGCTCCCACAGGTCGTGGGCAATTTCCTCGGCCAGAGCGCGGGGCATCGGATTTTCCGCAATGCACTGCTCGTCCTTGAACAGGACGCCGCCGTTCTCGCACAGAAAAACGCAGCAGTCGGCTACCGGCTCAAACAGCAGGCGCAGGCTGGTGTACTGCCGTCCGGAGGCCGGGCAGAACAGGATGCCGCGGTCATGCAGAGCGCGGATCTGATCAAAGATCTCGCCCTCCAGCTTTTTGCGGCCATATTGCAGCAGCGTACCGTCAATGTCGCTGCAGATCATTTTGATTGCCATAGTACAACTCCTTTTATTTCACAGGGATATTGTACCATATTCGGTTAGGTCTTTGCAATTTTGTTTTGCGGCGGTATAATGGTTGAGGGCGGGCGGATATGGACGCCCCGTAGGACGGTATCGAAAGGAAGAAACCCTATGGCTTTTATCACAATAAATGGGCGCTCCCCTGCCGATCACGGTGCGGCGTTTGTGGCGGAGAACGCAACACTGGCGGGCTGTGTGCGCCTTGCGAAGGAGAGCAGCGTCTGGTACGGTGCGGTGCTGCGCGCCGACACGGGCTGCATCACCATCGGCGAGAACACCAATGTGCAGGATAACGCCGTACTGCACACAGGCCCCGGGCTGGATGTCAAGGTGGGCAAGGGGGTATCCATTGGGCACGGGGCCATCGTCCACGGCTGTACAGTGGGCGACCACTGCCTGATCGGGATGCACGCCACGATCCTGAACGGAGCGGTCATCGGGGACGGCTGCCTGATCGCTGCCGGGGCGCTGGTGCCGGAGGGGACGGTCATCCCGGCAGGCAGCCTTGTCATCGGGGTGCCGGGCAAGGTCGTGCGCCCGGTCAGTGCGGAGCAGGCCACCGGAATCAAAGCCAACGAAGAAGAATATTTGCAGCTGGCGGAAGCGCACAAAAAAGTGCGCAACCTGTAGGGGGCGGCGTCCCCGACGCCCCGCAGGGCAGGCATGTACTTTTCGGGTGAATTGTAGGGCGGCCAGTCCTCTGGCCGCCGCGGAGGGGTCAAGACCCCTCCCTACAAAGCAACCAGTCAAGGGGTGCCAACGGCAAAGCTGAGGACCGGACATGTCCGGCCCCTACAAAGCAAGAAAAAGTGCTGCGATCCATTGCGGAAAGCAGCACTTTTTATTTTGCGGATTACTTCAGCACCGCACCCAGATTTGCGCTGGTGACCAGCCGGGCATAGCGTGCCAGCCAGCCGGTCTTGATGTTCGGCTCAGGCTGGATGTAGGCGGCCTTGCGGGCGGCAAGCTCCTCCTCGCTGACGGCCAAGTGGATGGAGGCATTCGGGATGTCGATCTCGATGGTGTCCCCCTCCTTGACAAGGCCGATGGGGCCTCCGGAGGCAGCCTCGGGGCTGACATGGCCGATAGCTGCGCCGCGGGACGCACCGGAGAAGCGGCCGTCGGTGATGAGAGCCACGGTCGTATCCAGCTTCATGCCTGCCAGCGCGCTGGTGGGGTTGAGCATCTCCCGCATACCGGGGCCGCCCTTGGGGCCCTCGTACCGGATGACGACCACATCACCGGGGTGGATTTCGCCGGCGTAGATGGCCGCAATGGCGGTATCTTCGCTGTCAAAGACGCGGGCCGGGCCGCTGTGGACCTGCATCTCGGGCGCAACAGCGCTGCGCTTGACAACGCAGCCGTCCGGCGCAATGTTGCCCCACAGGATCTGCAAACCGCCGGTCTGGCTGTAGGGGTTGTCGATGGAGCGGATGGCCTTGTCGTTCAGGATTTTCGCGCCCTCGATGTTCTCTCCCAGTGTCTTGCCGGTGACGGTGGGAACCGCGAGGTCGAGCAGCCCCTTTTTGGCCAGCTCGGCCTGCACGGCCGGAATGCCGCCTGCCTCATACAGGTCGGGCATGTGGGTCGGGCCTGCGGGTGCCAGATGACAGAGGTTCGGCGTTTTGGCGCTGATCTCATTGAAAAGCGCAAGGTCGATCGGGCAGCCCGCCTCCTGCGCGATGGCCAGCAGGTGCAGCACTGTGTTGGTGGAGCAGCCCAGCGCCATGTCGCAGGTCAGGGCGTTGCGGATCGAGCGCTCGTTGATGATCTGGCGCGCGGTCACGCCGCGGTTGACGAGATCCATGACGGCCATACCGGCGTGCTTGGCCAGCTGCAGCCGCTTGGCATAAACGGCGGGAATCGTGCCGTTGCCGGGCAGAGCGATGCCGATGGCCTCGCACAGGCAGTTCATGCTGTTGGCCGTGTACATGCCGGAGCAGGAGCCGCAGCCCGGGCAGCAGTTGCAGGTGCAGTCCTCCAGCTGGGCATCATCGATCATGCCGGCCTTGTAGGCACCGACCGCCTCAAACATCTTGGAAAGGCTGACCTCCTCGCCGCCGTAGCGGCCCGCCAGCATGGGGCCGCCGCTGCAGACGACCGCAGGCACATCCATCCGCACTGCAGCCATGACCATGCCGGGCACGATCTTGTCGCAGTTGGGGACCAGTACCAGACCGTCCAGCTGGTGGGCCATGAACATCGTCTCGACGCTGTCGCAGATCAGCTCGCGGCTGGCAAGGGAGTATTTCATGCCCACATGCCCCATGGCGATACCGTCGCAGACGCCGATGGCGGGAATGAGGATGGGGGTGCCGCCCGCCATGCGAACGCCTGCCTTGACGGCATCGGCAATCTTATCCAGATGGGCGTGGCCTGGGACGATCTCGCTGTAGGCGGAAACAACGCCGATCAGCGGGCGGTCCAGCTCCT
Protein-coding sequences here:
- the ilvD gene encoding dihydroxy-acid dehydratase; this translates as MNSDNVKKGPERAPNRSLFYALGYTPEELDRPLIGVVSAYSEIVPGHAHLDKIADAVKAGVRMAGGTPILIPAIGVCDGIAMGHVGMKYSLASRELICDSVETMFMAHQLDGLVLVPNCDKIVPGMVMAAVRMDVPAVVCSGGPMLAGRYGGEEVSLSKMFEAVGAYKAGMIDDAQLEDCTCNCCPGCGSCSGMYTANSMNCLCEAIGIALPGNGTIPAVYAKRLQLAKHAGMAVMDLVNRGVTARQIINERSIRNALTCDMALGCSTNTVLHLLAIAQEAGCPIDLALFNEISAKTPNLCHLAPAGPTHMPDLYEAGGIPAVQAELAKKGLLDLAVPTVTGKTLGENIEGAKILNDKAIRSIDNPYSQTGGLQILWGNIAPDGCVVKRSAVAPEMQVHSGPARVFDSEDTAIAAIYAGEIHPGDVVVIRYEGPKGGPGMREMLNPTSALAGMKLDTTVALITDGRFSGASRGAAIGHVSPEAASGGPIGLVKEGDTIEIDIPNASIHLAVSEEELAARKAAYIQPEPNIKTGWLARYARLVTSANLGAVLK
- a CDS encoding HPr family phosphocarrier protein, whose product is MKEFTYTIKEPVGIHARPAGMLAKEAKSCQSTVTIVDKNGKSVDATRLMALMGMGIKCGDTVTVQIEGADEETAAPAMEKFFNEHL
- a CDS encoding gamma carbonic anhydrase family protein, coding for MAFITINGRSPADHGAAFVAENATLAGCVRLAKESSVWYGAVLRADTGCITIGENTNVQDNAVLHTGPGLDVKVGKGVSIGHGAIVHGCTVGDHCLIGMHATILNGAVIGDGCLIAAGALVPEGTVIPAGSLVIGVPGKVVRPVSAEQATGIKANEEEYLQLAEAHKKVRNL
- the ptsP gene encoding phosphoenolpyruvate--protein phosphotransferase; protein product: MITIQGKGVSAGVGVGPLYFYRRATAEIKRYTVEDTDAEWHRFKGAQTGAVEQLGDLAEQARRDAGDEAAMLFETHQMMAEDLDYEEAIEDRILNQKMNAEAAVSDTAEQFAEMFASMDDAYMQARAADVKDVSQRILSILCGIVQGGIASDVPVLLCADDLAPSETIQLDKTKILGFITAGGSGSSHTAILARTMGIPAIVGMGDALKPEYEGRAAIADGSTGALVIDPDDDTRDRLMKKRDEQLRLQRLLETLKGQANVTKDGKTIRIYCNIGSPEDVHAVQVNDGGGIGLFRSEFLYLNTSDYPTEDQQFEAYKQVLSDMDGKEVIIRTLDIGADKQIGYFDLPKEDNPAMGMRALRICLTRPEIFKTQLRALFRASAFGKLGIMFPMVTSVWEVREAKKLCEEVKRELKQEGIPYSEEVQIGIMIETPAAAINSDRLAKEVDFFSIGTNDLTQYTLACDRQNNDLGRFYDPHHPAVLRLIRLVTENAHKNGIWVGICGELGADLALTETFLAFGVDELSVTPRSVLPLRNAVRMTDTRETSDRILSELDSDYTAR
- a CDS encoding Cof-type HAD-IIB family hydrolase, encoding MAIKMICSDIDGTLLQYGRKKLEGEIFDQIRALHDRGILFCPASGRQYTSLRLLFEPVADCCVFLCENGGVLFKDEQCIAENPMPRALAEEIAHDLWERSDGQGEVMLSGQNCAYLMERGLGMLDRIRFIGNRYKVIADPSEIPEEIVKVSVYLHEGVAPYVDRFVPRWQQANCAVAGPYWIDTTTANKGIGVESLCSVLGFAHDEVMAFGDNYNDVAMLDLVGTPYIMDSAAAPLRARYPLHTPRPEDVLREFLQK